One window of Trichomycterus rosablanca isolate fTriRos1 chromosome 2, fTriRos1.hap1, whole genome shotgun sequence genomic DNA carries:
- the junbb gene encoding junB proto-oncogene, AP-1 transcription factor subunit b, producing the protein MSTKMEQPFYHDDSFLFGHTDVGLNDYKLQKQHQQQQQQQQQQQPMSLSLSLSEPYRNLKSDLYQASQADVGSLKLAASSLELERLIIQNSNGVLTSPTPPGQYMYGRTITDEQEGFAEGFVKALDDLHKMHQQPPPNVSIGAGGVTTCSAFGSALQPEAPVYTTLSAYCPTPSLPSATISYLPPHSAHAYQNHLAAVPHPAQRFSALKEEPQTVPDMHSSDGSPPVSPIDMERQERIKAERKRLRNRLAATKCRRRKLERISRLEDRVKVLKSDNAGLSNTASLLRDQVAQLKQKVLRHVSSGCQLVLTSKMEAF; encoded by the coding sequence ATGTCCACAAAAATGGAGCAGCCGTTTTACCATGACGACTCTTTCCTGTTCGGACACACAGATGTCGGACTTAATGACTACAAGCTCCAGAAGCagcaccagcagcagcagcagcagcagcagcagcagcagcccaTGAGCCTGAGCTTGAGCCTGAGCGAGCCCTACAGAAACCTCAAGTCGGACCTGTACCAGGCTTCCCAGGCGGACGTCGGCTCTCTAAAGCTGGCAGCAAGCTCTCTAGAGCTGGAGAGGCTGATCATCCAGAACAGCAACGGTGTCCTGACCAGCCCGACTCCTCCTGGTCAGTACATGTATGGCCGGACCATCACGGACGAACAGGAGGGCTTCGCTGAGGGTTTCGTCAAAGCTCTGGACGACCTGCACAAGATGCACCAGCAACCCCCTCCCAACGTGTCGATTGGCGCCGGCGGTGTGACGACGTGCTCGGCGTTCGGCTCCGCCCTGCAGCCCGAGGCTCCGGTCTACACCACCCTCAGCGCTTACTGCCCCACACCGAGCTTACCGTCCGCCACGATCAGCTACCTCCCGCCGCACAGCGCGCACGCCTACCAGAACCATCTAGCCGCTGTTCCGCACCCAGCCCAGCGCTTCTCCGCTCTCAAGGAGGAGCCACAGACCGTCCCGGACATGCACAGCAGCGACGGCTCGCCGCCCGTGTCTCCCATCGACATGGAGAGGCAGGAGCGCATCAAGGCCGAGCGCAAGCGCCTGAGGAACCGACTCGCCGCCACCAAGTGCCGCCGGCGCAAGCTGGAGCGCATCTCCCGCCTGGAGGACCGAGTCAAGGTGCTCAAGTCGGACAATGCGGGACTCTCGAACACCGCGTCTCTGCTCCGAGACCAAGTGGCGCAACTCAAACAGAAGGTCCTGAGACACGTTAGCAGCGGCTGTCAGCTCGTGCTGACCAGCAAGATGGAGGCTTTCTGA